The following DNA comes from Legionella sp. PATHC032.
AACTACCTCTCCTTCTGTGCATATAAAATAAACATCAGATTCAGGTCTACGCAGAAATTGTGCTTGAAATGATTTAAATGCCAGGGATACTTTACATTTCGCTTGTTTGGCATGATAAAAAGCATGTAATCCCCCGGCTATGTCCGCACCAACTGCCAAGGCACCAAAATACATGGAATGCAGATGATTGCGACTGCGCCTTGTCAATGGTAGTCGCACAACAATTTCATTATCGGTAAGCTGAATTAACTTAGGTTTTAAATAGCCAATCAAGGCTACTTTAAAGTGGCTAAAAAACCATAAAAAGAATTTAAATTGGGTTAATGGGTTCATGTATTTTCCTGAATTTCCAAATTGGTAACGATTTTTTTGACGCCAGGGATCTTATTAACTCGTTTAATGATAGCCGCAATGGAGCGTGCGCTTTTTACATGCCCAGACAAGGTAACCTCGCCATTCGTTGTGCTGGCATTGATTCCTACCAATGGTATTGATTCATCATCCAGAATTTTGGCTTTTAAAACAGCTGTTTCAACTTCTGCTGTGATGAAGGCATCTGTAAACGCTGTGTTGACTTTCTTTATGTGGAGATCGTTGGCATGTACTGCCTTGACTCCTTTTGTGTTTTTGGCGATTTGCAAGGCATCTATGAAAGCCTGTTTATCAGGAGCATATCCGCTTAAGGTCACAACACCTTTTTCTGTGCCGATTGAAATTTTTAATGGATTCAAGTGCCTGCTTTCGGCAAACTGTGCGGTAATTTTGGCAGTAATCACTGAATCACTTACTTCTTGTTCTATTTCCTGTAGATTGCTTGCATAAAATGTAGTTGAAACAAAAACTAATGCGGTAGCCAAAATAAAATGCATACACTTAGGCATGGTTATGTCCTCCTGTTTATATTGAAGCAGAATTTAAAGCGGGAGTATAGATATACAAGTGAATTGCATGTGGCTAATTCCTGTTTAATTTATAGTTATGAGGCGTTAAGCAGTATACTTAAGCTTTGAATTATGTATGGGGAGCCCGCTGCGGCAGATCGTCCCAGGATGGTTAAGGTAAAGGTTAAGTTGATATTGAGTTCGTCTATGGCTACTGATTGTCTGATAATCCAATAACTCATACCCGAATAAAGGCCTGTTGAGAGAATTTGGGTGTCGGGCAGTAAAATCGGATGAAGTGTTAGTTGTTTTTCACGTATGCTTTGCATATTACCACCTAAAAATCCGGTTATTCCACTCCAGGCATTAAGTGAATAATTTTTGCGAACAGTGGCAAAATCTTTTGGTTTTGTAGTATAATTGACTGATAAAGTATCCATAAGGGTTTGTTGAGCCCATTGAATCACTCTGGTATTACCAGAGGCGGCATAGAGAGCAGGCGAGTTGATTAAGAAGACCACAATCAAAAGCAAGCTTTTTATTAGTGATTTCATATTAAAATCCCTATTTCTCATCATAGTGTGCAATTTGTTTTATTATTATAGCAGAGATATACTCACCTATTTTTAAGGCAAATTAACGAATTTTATGCATACTATCACCATCCGTGGCGCAAGAACCCATAATCTCAAGAATTTGGACCTGGAGCTTCCGCGAGATAAACTAATAGTAATAACCGGATTGTCCGGTTCTGGGAAATCGTCTTTAGCCTTTGATACTCTCTATGCCGAAGGCCAGCGACGTTACGTGGAATCTTTGTCTGCCTATGCACGGCAGTTTTTATCCATGATGGAAAAACCTGATGTTGACTCAATAGAGGGGCTATCACCCGCTATTTCTATAGAACAAAAGGCCACCTCCCATAATCCGCGTTCGACTGTAGGCACCATTACCGAAATTTATGACTATTTGCGCTTGCTTTATGCACGAGTAGGAGAACCAAGGTGCCCTACTCACCACACCAGTTTGCATGCCCAGACTATTAGTCAAATGGTTGATCAGGTATTGGCTTTACCAGAGGACAGTAAGGTGATGATTCTGGCGCCCGTTGTTCGTGAACGAAAAGGAGAGCATGTCCAGTTTTTGCAACAATTGCAAGCTCAGGGTTATGTGCGTGCCCGTATTGATGGGGAACTTTATGAGCTGGACTCTCCCCCTAAATTAGGATTGCGCACCAAGCACACTATAGAAGTAGTTATTGATCGCTTTAAAGTGCGCTCCGATTTGGCTCAACGCTTGAGTGAGTCTTTTGAAAATGCGCTCAATCTCGCAGATGGCCTTGTCATCGTTGCGTCAATGGATGGCAATTTCAAGGAACTTTTATTTTCTTCCCGATTTGCATGCTCTGAATGCGGTTACAGTTTAAGTGAACTGGAACCAAGGCTTTTTTCATTTAATAATCCTGTCGGTGCTTGTTCCTCATGTGATGGGCTGGGAGTCGATCAGTTCTTTGATCCGGCAAGAGTAGTCCATGATGCGACCGCAAGTTTGGCAGAAGGAGCAATAAGGGGGTGGGATAAGAAAACCACTTATTATTTCAGCATGCTTGAGTCACTTGCAAGGCACTATGGTTTTGATACCAATACGCCTTTTTGTGATTTAGGTGAAGCAATGCAACAACTCGTTTTGTATGGCAGCGGTCGTGAAATAATCGAGTTTCAGTACCATAGACCGCATGGAGGATACATGGTGAAGCGGCATAGTTTTGAGGGAATCATCCCCAATATGCAACGCCGCTATCGTGAATCAGATTCTGGTATGGTCAGAGAGGAACTTGCCAAATACTTATCCTCACGCCCTTGTCAATCCTGTCAGGGAGCGAGATTACGTGTAGAAGCTCGACATGTATTTATTGATAATAAAAATCTACCAGAAATTACCAGCTATTCTATTGAACAAGCCTATCAGTTTTTTAGAGAGCTGAAGTTATCGGGATATAGGGGTAAAATTGCGGCAAAAATCAATAAGGAAATTGTAGAACGATTGGGATTTCTGGTGAATGTCGGTTTGGATTATTTGTCTCTGGCTCGAAGTGCGGAGACTTTATCTGGCGGAGAAGCTCAACGTATTCGCCTGGCCAGTCAAATAGGTTCAGGACTTGTTGGTGTCATGTATATTTTGGATGAGCCTTCAATAGGGTTGCACCAGCGCGACAATGA
Coding sequences within:
- a CDS encoding PaaI family thioesterase — protein: MNPLTQFKFFLWFFSHFKVALIGYLKPKLIQLTDNEIVVRLPLTRRSRNHLHSMYFGALAVGADIAGGLHAFYHAKQAKCKVSLAFKSFQAQFLRRPESDVYFICTEGEVVKKMIEESKKSGERINKPIHIKAYINYLTHPEAIADFILELSVKIIK
- a CDS encoding BON domain-containing protein, whose amino-acid sequence is MPKCMHFILATALVFVSTTFYASNLQEIEQEVSDSVITAKITAQFAESRHLNPLKISIGTEKGVVTLSGYAPDKQAFIDALQIAKNTKGVKAVHANDLHIKKVNTAFTDAFITAEVETAVLKAKILDDESIPLVGINASTTNGEVTLSGHVKSARSIAAIIKRVNKIPGVKKIVTNLEIQENT
- the uvrA gene encoding excinuclease ABC subunit UvrA encodes the protein MHTITIRGARTHNLKNLDLELPRDKLIVITGLSGSGKSSLAFDTLYAEGQRRYVESLSAYARQFLSMMEKPDVDSIEGLSPAISIEQKATSHNPRSTVGTITEIYDYLRLLYARVGEPRCPTHHTSLHAQTISQMVDQVLALPEDSKVMILAPVVRERKGEHVQFLQQLQAQGYVRARIDGELYELDSPPKLGLRTKHTIEVVIDRFKVRSDLAQRLSESFENALNLADGLVIVASMDGNFKELLFSSRFACSECGYSLSELEPRLFSFNNPVGACSSCDGLGVDQFFDPARVVHDATASLAEGAIRGWDKKTTYYFSMLESLARHYGFDTNTPFCDLGEAMQQLVLYGSGREIIEFQYHRPHGGYMVKRHSFEGIIPNMQRRYRESDSGMVREELAKYLSSRPCQSCQGARLRVEARHVFIDNKNLPEITSYSIEQAYQFFRELKLSGYRGKIAAKINKEIVERLGFLVNVGLDYLSLARSAETLSGGEAQRIRLASQIGSGLVGVMYILDEPSIGLHQRDNDRLLRTLMHLRNQGNTVIVVEHDEDAIRSADFVLDIGPGAGVHGGKVVASGSPEEVMNNSASLTGQYLSGKEAIEIPKARIPVNYDRMIHLKGVTCNNLHNVDVSIPLGLFTCITGVSGSGKSSLINDTLYPIAANALNRASLMTTGEVKDISGLHLCDKVIDIDQSPIGRTPRSNPATYTGLFTHIRDLFSGTPESRARGYQPGRFSFNVKGGRCEACQGDGLIKVEMHFLPDIYVSCDVCQGKRYNRETLEIHYKGKNIHEVLDMTVEDACTFFAAIPVIARKCQTLMDVGLSYIKLGQSATTLSGGEAQRIKLARELSKRDTGNTLYILDEPTTGLHFHDTKQLLTVLTRLREQGNTIVIIEHNLDVIKTADWIIDLGPEGGSKGGNIIATGTPEMVAENPHSFTGQFLKQMFSKSN